In the Podospora pseudocomata strain CBS 415.72m chromosome 5, whole genome shotgun sequence genome, one interval contains:
- a CDS encoding hypothetical protein (COG:S; EggNog:ENOG503PE0D), translating into MQHIFSLAQSTYVWLGHGNDRSDLAMEYLSQLARFGRQLPLRICTAPDAATARAESARYREAVWEAMRCELLHSWGVLSFESSSMLTK; encoded by the coding sequence CTAGCACAGTCGACCTATGTTTGGCTGGGACATGGCAATGACCGGAGTGATCTAGCTATGGAGTATCTATCGCAATTAGCAAGATTCGGCAGGCAGTTACCGCTGCGTATCTGTACTGCTCCTGATGCAGCAACCGCGAGGGCTGAGTCTGCGAGGTATAGGGAGGCCGTGTGGGAAGCGATGAGATGTGAGCTCCTTCATTCTTGGGGTGTCCTGTCTTTTGAATCTTCTTCGATGCTAACAAAATGA